In one Nocardioides luteus genomic region, the following are encoded:
- a CDS encoding helix-turn-helix domain-containing protein — protein MSSARLRAPADFGLAIQQARLAGGMTQTDLAAAVGVPQSTVSDVESGKSTIYMRRLLDMMRATGVELTATWEDERDAARG, from the coding sequence ATGAGTAGTGCGCGACTGCGGGCGCCCGCCGACTTCGGCCTGGCGATTCAGCAGGCAAGGCTGGCCGGCGGCATGACGCAGACGGATCTGGCGGCTGCGGTGGGCGTGCCACAGAGCACGGTCAGCGACGTCGAATCAGGCAAGTCGACGATCTACATGCGCCGTCTCCTCGACATGATGCGCGCAACCGGAGTCGAGCTCACTGCCACGTGGGAGGACGAGCGCGATGCGGCTCGCGGTTGA